The following proteins come from a genomic window of Lolium rigidum isolate FL_2022 chromosome 5, APGP_CSIRO_Lrig_0.1, whole genome shotgun sequence:
- the LOC124654465 gene encoding uncharacterized protein LOC124654465, with the protein MLDTPAMPAGDCEKETAHKRIFTEFMVGVARFEELVDGGRQFLARFQQELDYFRRPPVESDVIGEIVRSNCTDRMKSYLEAGCSLHCQSISNLSQLHSCEAELQGYINKVNALVEELQCLLEDAYAATRTSNLSATKVSGYTVADNSMNDASHFTEEKEEQPLDQLDRDSSLVMVMILVHNMLKLDYTMQEKIVMSLSLKSSSTELQSYCLMWDLRPYIDGKVMDLAWKSCP; encoded by the exons ATGCTGGACACGCCGGCGATGCCCGCCGGAGATTGCGAAAAGGAAACCGCTCACAAGCGCATCTTCACGGAATTCATGGTCGG GGTGGCACGGTTCGAGGAGCTCGTGGATGGAGGGAGGCAATTCCTCGCAAGATTCCAGCAGGAGCTAG ACTATTTTCGGAGGCCGCCGGTTGAATCCGATGTTATAGGTGAGATAGTTAGATCTAACTGCACCGATAGGATGAAGTCGTATCTGGAAGCAGGCTGCAGCCTTCACTGCCAGAGCATCTCCAACTTGAGCCAGT TACATTCATGTGAGGCAGAGCTCCAAGGTTATATAAATAAAG TGAATGCACTGGTCGAAGAACTTCAATGCCTATTGGAAGATGCCTATGCCGCTACACGAACATCCAATCTAAGTGCTACAAAAGTTTCAGGCTATACTGTTGCTGATAACAGCATGAATGATGCATCTCACTTCACGGAG GAAAAGGAGGAGCAGCCTTTAGATCAACTAGACCGCGATTCATCACTCGTTATGGTGATGATCCTTGTCCATAACATGCTGAAGCTCGACTACACAATGCAG gaaaagattgTCATGTCACTGTCCCTTAAGTCATCATCCACAGAGCTCCAGAGCTACTGCCTTATGTGGGATTTGCGGCCCTACATTGACGGCAAAGTGATGGATCTCGCGTGGAAATCGTGCCCATGA